A DNA window from Nitrospira sp. contains the following coding sequences:
- a CDS encoding Single-stranded DNA-binding protein (MaGe:77309235), with the protein MAGFNKVILMGNLTRNPELRYTPSGTPVASFGLAVSRRFKQGEELKEEVCFVDIVVFGKQAEHCGQYLSKGNGAIVEGRLQQRRWETEDGQKRSKHEVVAQSVTFMPKRQDGGGASGGSGGEPPIHDEPSYEYDEQH; encoded by the coding sequence GTGGCCGGATTTAATAAAGTCATCCTCATGGGCAATCTCACGCGGAATCCCGAGCTGCGCTACACGCCGAGCGGAACTCCAGTCGCGAGCTTTGGCCTGGCCGTGAGCCGGAGGTTCAAGCAGGGCGAGGAATTGAAAGAAGAAGTTTGTTTTGTCGATATCGTAGTATTCGGCAAGCAGGCGGAGCATTGCGGGCAGTATTTGAGCAAAGGCAATGGAGCGATCGTTGAGGGGCGGTTGCAGCAACGACGCTGGGAAACCGAAGATGGCCAGAAACGGAGCAAGCATGAAGTCGTGGCGCAGAGCGTCACCTTTATGCCGAAGCGTCAAGATGGCGGCGGAGCCAGCGGTGGATCTGGCGGTGAACCGCCAATTCATGACGAACCCAGTTATGAATATGACGAACAGCATTGA
- a CDS encoding 30S ribosomal protein S6 (MaGe:77309236): protein MELYESLFIIRPSVSDEETNTLIDKMKAVADKTGAQFIKAENWGKKKLAYEVRHERKGTYAYFYFRAPNTTVGELERAYRLEDNILKFLTVHLEKELVPPRPLEASAQETDGGRI from the coding sequence ATGGAGCTGTACGAGTCTCTGTTCATTATCCGTCCGTCCGTCTCCGACGAGGAGACCAACACCCTGATCGACAAGATGAAAGCCGTGGCCGATAAGACTGGCGCGCAATTCATCAAGGCCGAGAATTGGGGCAAGAAAAAACTCGCTTACGAAGTGCGGCATGAGCGAAAAGGCACCTACGCCTATTTCTATTTTCGCGCGCCGAACACCACGGTCGGCGAACTGGAGCGGGCCTACCGCTTAGAAGACAACATTCTCAAGTTTTTAACCGTCCATTTGGAAAAAGAACTCGTTCCGCCGCGTCCGTTGGAAGCCTCAGCGCAGGAGACTGACGGTGGCCGGATTTAA
- a CDS encoding Peptidyl-tRNA hydrolase (MaGe:77309237) produces the protein MHLLVGLGNPGKAYAQTRHNVGMWTIERAAARWSIRLASRGTAQRGSGRLGSEFIELAGLLDWMNLTGPPLKGLLREFKIKPDNLILIHDDLDLEPGRLRIKQGGGAGGHNGIKSVIEALGTPQFIRIKIGIGRPAPGLDAADYVLQPVTQNEMAVLTPCLERAVDALECLIHRGLSTAMNQFNIREKPMQDET, from the coding sequence GTGCATCTCCTCGTCGGACTGGGCAATCCAGGCAAAGCCTACGCCCAGACCCGTCACAATGTCGGCATGTGGACCATCGAGCGGGCCGCCGCTCGATGGTCTATCCGCCTCGCTTCTCGTGGTACTGCCCAACGAGGATCTGGTCGGCTGGGCTCGGAGTTCATCGAGCTCGCCGGGCTGTTGGACTGGATGAATCTCACCGGTCCTCCTCTCAAGGGCCTGCTGCGCGAATTTAAAATCAAACCGGACAATCTGATTCTCATTCACGACGATCTCGATTTAGAGCCGGGCCGCTTACGCATCAAACAAGGCGGCGGGGCGGGCGGGCATAATGGGATCAAGTCGGTAATCGAGGCGCTTGGGACTCCGCAGTTTATCCGGATCAAAATTGGAATTGGACGCCCTGCTCCTGGCTTGGATGCCGCCGACTATGTGTTGCAGCCTGTCACGCAGAACGAGATGGCGGTCTTGACACCGTGTTTGGAGCGAGCCGTCGATGCATTGGAGTGCCTGATCCATCGCGGTCTTTCCACGGCCATGAATCAATTCAATATTCGCGAGAAGCCCATGCAGGATGAGACGTAA
- a CDS encoding LSU ribosomal protein L25p (MaGe:77309238), with product MKFDLAVTVREQSGKGVARQLRRSGKIPAVLYGQEECVLLTANPDELVKILKAQAGSTVLVSLTIGGATTKASRTALLRDYQVDPITGAVLHADLFEVSMDKPIRVKVPVHVTGGIPIGVKEGGVLHNNTRELNIECAPAVLPDQIDVDASSLGISQGIHLKDVARREGIRFLDDEDLMIVSVAAPISDAKLEALLTGGAGAATEPEVAAKGKEAGEGGEPAKAGAAAAAGDAKGGDKKAAGKDAPKADKKEPEKKK from the coding sequence ATGAAATTTGATTTAGCAGTGACCGTACGGGAGCAATCTGGCAAGGGGGTCGCACGTCAGTTGCGACGGAGCGGCAAGATCCCTGCTGTTCTCTATGGCCAAGAGGAATGTGTGTTATTAACCGCCAACCCGGATGAATTGGTGAAGATTCTCAAGGCGCAGGCCGGCAGCACGGTGTTGGTATCCTTGACCATAGGCGGAGCGACGACTAAGGCGAGTCGCACGGCGTTGCTGCGCGATTATCAAGTCGATCCCATTACTGGTGCCGTGCTTCATGCGGACCTGTTTGAGGTCTCGATGGACAAGCCAATTCGCGTCAAGGTGCCGGTGCATGTGACCGGCGGCATTCCGATCGGCGTGAAAGAAGGCGGCGTGTTGCATAACAATACGCGCGAACTCAACATCGAGTGTGCGCCGGCGGTGTTACCCGATCAGATCGACGTGGATGCCTCGTCTCTGGGCATCAGCCAGGGCATTCACCTCAAGGATGTTGCGCGGCGTGAAGGCATCCGATTCCTTGATGACGAAGACCTGATGATTGTCAGTGTGGCGGCGCCGATTTCCGATGCCAAGCTGGAAGCGTTGTTGACTGGCGGCGCTGGCGCGGCGACAGAGCCGGAAGTCGCGGCGAAGGGCAAGGAAGCAGGAGAAGGCGGAGAGCCCGCGAAAGCGGGCGCGGCCGCAGCAGCCGGAGATGCCAAGGGTGGCGATAAGAAAGCCGCTGGCAAGGACGCTCCGAAGGCTGACAAGAAGGAACCTGAAAAGAAGAAGTAG
- a CDS encoding phosphoribosylpyrophosphate synthase (Evidence 2a : Function from experimental evidences in other organisms; PubMedId 3009477, 9298646; Product type e : enzyme; MaGe:77309239) translates to MNRELKIFSGNANPALAHEICAYLGQKLGEATVASFSDGEIRVKVDENVRGADVFVVQSTCQPVNDSLLELLIIIDALKRSSANRITAVIPYFGYGRQDRKDQPRVPISAKLVADLISTAGADRVLTMDLHAGQIQGFFNVPVDHLYALPVFLDYITKKKISDLVVVSPDAGGVERARAFAKRLQANLAIIDKRREGPNQAQIMNIIGDVQGKSVLLLDDMIDTAGTIVQGAQACADKGALDVWAACTHAVLSGPALERITKSCLSQVVVANTIPFRGKDQVCHKLHQLSVAPLLGEAIRRIHEDESVSSLFA, encoded by the coding sequence ATGAACAGAGAACTGAAAATATTCTCTGGGAACGCTAATCCTGCGCTTGCCCATGAAATTTGCGCCTATCTCGGGCAAAAGCTTGGAGAGGCCACGGTAGCCTCTTTTAGCGATGGCGAGATCCGCGTCAAAGTCGATGAAAATGTGCGCGGGGCCGATGTCTTTGTCGTGCAATCGACTTGTCAGCCAGTGAACGACTCGCTTTTGGAGCTGTTGATCATCATCGATGCGCTGAAACGCTCGTCGGCGAACCGGATCACCGCGGTTATTCCCTACTTTGGGTATGGGCGGCAGGATCGAAAGGATCAACCGCGCGTACCGATTTCAGCGAAGCTAGTGGCGGATTTGATCAGTACGGCCGGCGCCGACCGCGTGTTGACGATGGACCTTCATGCGGGGCAGATCCAGGGATTTTTCAATGTGCCAGTCGATCACTTATATGCCTTGCCGGTATTCTTGGACTACATCACTAAGAAGAAGATCAGTGACTTAGTGGTGGTATCGCCGGACGCCGGTGGGGTCGAGCGCGCTCGCGCGTTTGCCAAGCGGTTGCAGGCCAATCTCGCCATTATCGATAAGCGCCGTGAAGGCCCCAATCAAGCGCAGATCATGAATATCATCGGCGATGTGCAGGGGAAGAGCGTATTGCTTCTAGACGATATGATCGATACGGCCGGAACTATTGTGCAGGGCGCACAGGCTTGTGCCGACAAGGGGGCGTTAGATGTGTGGGCGGCCTGCACGCATGCGGTCCTGTCTGGGCCGGCCTTGGAGCGGATCACAAAATCCTGCTTGTCGCAGGTGGTTGTGGCCAACACTATTCCCTTCCGCGGGAAGGACCAGGTCTGCCACAAGTTGCATCAACTCTCGGTTGCGCCGTTATTAGGCGAGGCCATTCGGCGCATTCACGAAGACGAATCAGTCAGCTCATTATTTGCCTGA
- a CDS encoding 4-diphosphocytidyl-2-C-methyl-D-erythritol kinase (MaGe:77309240), with translation MQTVGLEDEVAIRLAPKHAEIRLQCDNPSLNADQTNLVYRAAAAALAQVPRKVGLDIQLVKRIPMGAGLGGGSSNAAATILGIDRLLNLGWSAARMAEIGQELGSDVPFFFHAPTAVVAGRGEQVRAIHVADSRWAVLVNPGFPVETKWAYQQLSATRQGVIPLSQQCIQLESQGRTTWDEMIGLAANDFEGPVFATHPVLRQIKLDLLSQGAQLALLSGSGATVFGIFQEEAGARRAAAFFQGRSELKVFVVQPNSGKLRVE, from the coding sequence ATGCAGACGGTGGGGCTTGAAGACGAGGTTGCCATTCGCCTCGCTCCGAAGCATGCCGAAATCCGGTTGCAGTGCGACAACCCGTCACTGAATGCCGATCAGACCAATTTGGTCTATCGTGCTGCGGCCGCCGCGCTTGCGCAAGTGCCGCGAAAGGTTGGGCTTGATATTCAGCTGGTAAAGCGGATTCCGATGGGCGCCGGCCTTGGCGGCGGGAGCAGCAATGCGGCGGCGACCATCCTCGGAATTGATCGACTGCTGAATCTGGGTTGGTCTGCCGCACGGATGGCAGAAATAGGTCAGGAGCTTGGAAGCGACGTACCGTTCTTTTTTCATGCGCCCACTGCGGTGGTTGCTGGTCGCGGTGAGCAGGTTCGGGCGATTCATGTGGCCGATTCCCGGTGGGCGGTGCTTGTAAATCCAGGTTTTCCAGTGGAGACAAAGTGGGCGTATCAGCAATTGTCTGCAACTCGGCAGGGTGTGATCCCGCTTTCCCAACAATGTATCCAACTAGAATCGCAGGGCCGGACTACATGGGATGAAATGATCGGTCTAGCTGCAAACGATTTCGAAGGTCCGGTATTTGCGACGCACCCTGTTCTGCGGCAGATCAAGTTGGACTTGTTGAGCCAGGGCGCGCAGCTGGCCTTGCTGTCCGGCAGCGGTGCGACTGTCTTTGGAATATTTCAGGAAGAGGCCGGCGCTCGTCGGGCAGCGGCGTTCTTTCAAGGGCGTTCAGAGTTGAAGGTTTTTGTGGTGCAGCCCAATTCTGGAAAATTACGAGTTGAGTGA
- a CDS encoding Regulatory protein AtoC (MaGe:77309241) — MEKILVVDDEPGLRDVLSIMLNRAGYAATSVSGGEEAIEQLQKEIFDLVITDLRMPKVDGMDVLRAVKSASPETVVLIITAFATADSAVEAMKQGAYDYLTKPFQVDEVQLIVRNALEKRRLTTENILLKREMASQSSFAQLVGKSESMQKVFEVVKKIADSRGNVLICGESGTGKELVARAIHYNSMRSASPFVAVNCSAVPETLLESELFGHMKGSFSGAISNKAGLFEIANGGTIFLDEVGDTTPTIQVKLLRVIQEREFRRVGGTQDIKVDVRIVAATNKNLEKAVADGSFREDLYYRLDVIPIRLPPLRLRSGDIPLLVTHFLTRFSKESGKPAPTISPEAMQVLARHEWRGNVRELENLIERVVAFSTGGPVTDVDMRGWFHRTISPQPQGGISTDLPEDGVDLEGMINGLEKDLLLKALERTKWVKKKAARLLRLNTRSFRYRLEKYAIKGGRD, encoded by the coding sequence ATGGAAAAGATCTTAGTCGTCGACGATGAACCAGGTTTGCGAGACGTCTTGAGCATTATGCTCAATCGGGCTGGGTATGCAGCCACGAGTGTCTCAGGCGGTGAGGAGGCGATCGAGCAGCTACAGAAAGAGATCTTCGATCTGGTGATCACCGATCTGCGGATGCCTAAAGTAGACGGGATGGACGTGCTCCGAGCCGTCAAGTCCGCGTCGCCGGAGACCGTGGTGCTGATCATTACGGCGTTTGCCACGGCCGATTCGGCTGTGGAGGCGATGAAGCAGGGGGCGTACGACTATTTAACGAAGCCGTTTCAGGTCGATGAAGTGCAATTGATTGTCCGGAATGCGCTCGAAAAGCGGAGGTTGACGACAGAGAACATATTGTTGAAGCGCGAGATGGCGAGCCAATCGTCCTTTGCTCAGTTAGTGGGGAAAAGCGAGTCGATGCAGAAGGTGTTCGAGGTGGTGAAGAAAATCGCCGACTCACGAGGCAATGTGCTGATTTGCGGAGAGAGCGGAACTGGGAAAGAGCTGGTTGCCCGGGCGATTCATTACAACAGCATGCGTAGCGCGTCGCCGTTTGTGGCCGTGAACTGCAGTGCCGTGCCGGAAACATTACTGGAGAGTGAGTTGTTTGGTCATATGAAAGGGTCGTTCTCCGGCGCCATTTCCAACAAAGCCGGGCTGTTTGAAATCGCGAACGGCGGCACGATATTTCTGGACGAGGTCGGGGATACGACGCCAACCATCCAGGTGAAGTTATTGCGGGTGATCCAGGAACGTGAATTTCGCCGGGTCGGTGGTACTCAGGATATTAAGGTTGATGTGCGCATAGTCGCTGCGACGAATAAAAATCTTGAGAAAGCGGTCGCGGACGGCTCGTTTCGTGAAGATTTGTACTATCGATTGGATGTCATCCCAATCCGTCTTCCGCCGCTTCGCCTGCGTTCCGGCGACATTCCGCTCCTCGTCACGCATTTTCTCACGCGGTTTTCCAAGGAGAGTGGGAAGCCGGCGCCGACGATCAGTCCCGAGGCGATGCAGGTGCTGGCGAGGCATGAGTGGCGCGGCAATGTGCGAGAGCTGGAAAACTTGATTGAACGAGTGGTCGCATTTTCAACCGGTGGTCCGGTGACAGACGTGGATATGCGCGGATGGTTTCACCGCACAATTTCGCCTCAACCGCAGGGAGGGATTTCGACCGATCTGCCGGAGGATGGCGTGGATCTTGAGGGAATGATCAACGGCCTTGAAAAGGATCTCTTGTTGAAGGCTTTGGAACGGACCAAGTGGGTGAAAAAGAAAGCGGCGCGATTGCTCCGGCTCAACACTCGATCGTTCCGCTACCGGCTTGAGAAGTATGCTATAAAGGGAGGCCGTGACTAG